In the genome of Primulina eburnea isolate SZY01 chromosome 13, ASM2296580v1, whole genome shotgun sequence, the window TTTCATGAATTTGCATAGTTCACACTAATCCCATTAACATTCTTTATCTCAATTTCATGTATCAGACAGATGCGTCTATTTCTTACCTAGCTGCAAATTAATTCTGTTGGAGCCGAGAAATATATGAGCTGCTACAGTAATCATGTCTGGACTCATTGAAGGCCTTCCAGATGCTGTGGCCATAAGGTGTCTTGCACGAGTTCCTTTTTATCTACATCCTAAATTGGAACTTGTTTCCCATTCCTGGCGCAATGCCATTCACAGCAATGAGCTTTTCAAAGCCCGTGAGGAGGTCAATGCAACTGAGGATTTTATATGTGTATGTGCTTATGACCCTGACAATTTGTGGCAGCTTTATGATCCTTTACATGACCTTTGGATTACTCTCCCGGATCTTCCTTCAAATATTCGGCACCTTGCCCACTTTGGTGTCGTCTCTGCTGCAGGAAAGCTATATGTACTAGGTGGTGGTAGTGATGCTGTGGACCCTTTGACTGGTGACCAGGATGGATGTTTTGCATCAGACGAGGTTTGGTCATATGATCCAATAACTCGGCAGTGGTACTTGTGCGCAGCCATGACCGTCCCTAGGGCCATGTTTGCATGCTGTGAATTGGATGGAAAGATAATTGTTGCAGGTGGTTTTACCAACTCCCGTAAATCAATCTCCAAAGCCGAAATATACGACCCTGAAAAGGATGATTGGGTTCCTATACCTGATCTCCACCACACACATAATACTGCATGTACTGGTTTTGTTATTGGGGGTAAAGTTCATATCTTGCACAAGGGATTGTCAACCATACAAGTCTTGGAAAATATTAAGCAGGGTTGGACTGTTCATGACTATGGTTGGCTTCAGGGTCCTATGGCAGTTGTTAAGGGTAAGCTTTATATAATGAGTCATGGCCAGGTTTACAAACAGGAAAGGGATTCCAATAAGTTGATAGTCTCCGCATCCGAGTTTCGTCGTAAAATTGGGTTTGCCATGATAGGCTTGGGAGACGATATTTACATAATTGGAGGTGTCATCGGGCCGGACAGGATGAATTGGGACATCAAGGCTACCTCTGATGTCGATGTTCTGACACTGGGCAGCGAGAGACTGGTTTGGCGTCAGGTGGCTCCTATAACGCGGTGCCGGGGAACTGTTCTTGGATGTACACAACTAAAGCTTTAGGTTTTGTTCATGTATTAGCTGTTAATGAGACCATTAATAGTTCGTTTGGATTTTTCTGTGGACCACATAATGCTTCTGAATCGAGTGTTTGGACCAACATTTTTGTGGCTGTCCAATATTTTGCATGGAGGCATTTACATTGACCTCTTGTAGTTGAGTAGTACAATCCTTCAGCTTGTtagaatgtttaattggttaATTTCATCTGAGTTTCGTTTTGTTTTGTAATTGCACACCATCATGATTTGTTTCTGTAGCGAAGTGTTGTATATTTTTGACAGTTCCCATCTTTACTTGTGGCTAGAGTTTCCTCCCTTTTCCGTTTCTCTTCCACTATTGCGTCATAATGAGTGCGAGTGTTATGCCATCTTTTATATCACATATGTTCGCTTTGAAATGTGACCCCTACTCTGACTGTAAATTCACTGCCATTATTGGTCGCATTTTTCAACAATTTACATTTTATTGTTGGTGCCGATTGGTGTACATAATCTGGTGAATGGGGCTGGTGAGGCAGAAAGTTTCTGCCTTGGTACATATCCATATAGAAATTTATGAGGGTGAGCACCACTTACGGCCCCTCCCAACGCCCTTAATTATAATAGACGCATTCGTCCAACTAGTGTTCTCTAATCTCGTGAGCAGGCACCGTGTGATTATAACCAAACAAGTATATTGGGTACGCGTACATAGTCGAGTATCTTTCGACTCAAACTCTGGATTGTTTATGGCTCCACAGCAAACAGCTCTCAATCCATCGATACCAGGATCCATCAAGGCAGAACTTGTtaatcaagaatctgtatctaGAGAAAAGATGGGATTTTAGGTTTCTCTTGGTCTTCTTAGAATTTTTTATTGCTTCCTCATATTAGGGATGTCAATGGATATGGTATGAGTCAGATTTCATATATTCATCCTCATActcatttattaaattcatcctCATACTCATCCCCATACCCATCAagtattgaatttcatcttcatcctCATACTCATCAGATTATCGGATACACATACCATACCCAAATACCCTATTATCATAtacaattgaattttttcaaatttaaattgtttcaatgaagttatgaatatttaaaaaattatttaaatgaacaataagaaaaattattaatgataaaaatttgaaaaataaactttatagaaaaaataacaaatattaaaaatagcccaagtttaaaaaaaaaaaccaaaaccaATAAAAAAACAAAGTCACGTACATTCCAAACTCCCAAAATTAATTGGTTAAAAAAACCCTAAATGAATTGGGAAATATGTAAACAAAAAAGGAATACAAGAACCATaatcaagaaataaaatattattcaatTTTTGAAGTCAAACATTGAATAAACTTACCAGAATATGAtaaattgaatgaaaaataaaagagtaGTAAAACTTTGAAACGTAAAAGTGAAAATGAAagggaagagaaaagaaaagtaTCAATTTACTTGGATTTGAGAAGataaatctttaatataaataaatataattactatatatatacatatatagatacatatatatttatatttatatatattaatttaaacggGTATTCAGTTCGGGTGTGAGTCGGATTATATCAAACCCACCTCCATACCCAACCCGAAAATCCCCATATCCGATTAGCCAATTATTTAATCAGGTCTAAAAATTTCTCCATACTCTCTTCTATTCGGTCGGGTATCGGATTCTCCAACGTGTTCGGAGTAAATTGTCGTCCCTACCTCATATGCCTATGTCACAGTTACTCTTGGTAAACAATCTAAATGTGCGTGGGTCTTACTTTTAGTCGTGGCACACGTACGTttgtatatttaaataaatacataattCAATCACGGCTATTTattgaaatatatattaatattattaaaaaagagAAGCAAGTGGATATggtaataaatataaatcaataatgcTACGACAGAGCTATAAATATGGAGCATACATTAGAGTTTTCTAGAGGCGATAACACTAAAAttccattaaaaaaaataatttaaaattttcatatatgatatcatttctccTCAGCGCACATGTATGTAATAATTTGCATCTCCCTTAaccttaaaatttttttataataaatattttgggGGAAAAAAAAACTAACATACATGCGAACGAATCAATAAACGACACGTGTAAGTTAGAATACAAGGGCTAACTGTCTTACCTACTTCTGTTTGAAAATCGATCTCCAATTATTTACACGATAAGACAGGAGGGTGCCCACAAATATGCATTTGCCACACAAAatgtataataattaaattaaaaccaACAATTTAAGTAAGGTTTACGTATTTATTTGGGTTTAGTCTAATGTTTGATTAATGATGACAAGTCACAAATCCAATCACATCATCACTTGCATATGGCAGATTATTAATCAAACTTCAttgaattatttataatttgatatattttttagtGATAAATTTTGTAtagaaataaatttcaaattaatttacatatatatatatatatatatatatttcaaattactATCAAAGTCATTTTGAGAATGAGAAAATCAAATTCTTGCGTGTATTCGGATAATTTTGAAATTGGTGTACCATTAGAGACTGAAGATGGTTACGGAGTTAGTCTATGTCACATCGAGATCAATTTTTCACATATTTTAATAACAATAGTTGTATTATATCGTACGAAGATAAATAGTTCAGGTGAATGATAAAAAATATGTGTTATGTTACTTTGTTGGACCATCGCTTAACATATagatattaatatttatatatagttaataatataaataaatttatgaaaCAACATCTATTATTAATtcgaataaacaaaaataaaatctagGCATCAATGTGGGGATGGAGAATAAAGTTATCTGCTTGCATCGATGGAGGAAATTGTCTGGTTGGGGCCTCTCTCGCTAGAGGTGGTACGTTGTTAGGCATGTATCATTGTCCTACGCTTGCGTCTCAATAATTCAACGCCAATTATATTTTCTTACGGAAGTACTAGATATATAGTcaacaaaattaatattatttggcATTTTCTATGTCCATTTAtcgattttatttatattaatctTAACAATTATAAGAtaaatttatgtttaaattGCTAGAGTAAGTGTTCAGCAAGTCAATTTATTACTTGAACGTTATTGACTCTAATATAAAAACAacttttattataataatattttacgatatatccaattatgacatttattttatatgtaTACTCATGCAAAATGCATAGATAAACtcattgaatatacaataggtaccatgtGGTCTGCCTCTCAACATAAGATcgtgaaactcattaggaagcgtAGTATATATCTAAACTTATTCCTAATTGATCTAGCcgttaaaataaagataaagattGTTCGAGCTTGaaactagcatatgtgatgtaaatgtcatgtttcattggtatggGCGTGAATATGTTCATTCATACAGATAGGTGATCATTTGATGATTCATTGAAGAACCTTCCCTCGGactgtccaagtggttatcatttatcgagtggaatagtttGCAGTTATGGTTGTACGCCATTAGAACTTTGATCCGGGACAACATAGAGGTTATACATACGAGTATGCACTTTGAtctgtttaccgactccattgagggtcaACAAGTGGTGATCAgattgggtgtagtttcgaaatacgtaaaAGTCTATGTATTGTAGTCGATGATTATGCACTTACCCACGGGTGAAGATATCtaatgtgatctgatgagttaatagtgtaaGGAATCTCTGGTCAGAGTAAGACATGTGTATTTTAGAAATGGGATTCCTTAGTTGCGCATATCATGTCACaattattactcaaagatacatcACTTCATTATCAAATTCATTTGTAACTCTCGGTATACAATGGTTGCATCTTCGATCAGaatatatgagttgaaaggaCTGAATTGTACGCTAACTATAACTTAAGGTTCTCGtatgcactatcagtgatatatAAGGGATCATGGGACACTGTTACTAGGCGCTCTTACCATAATCTGATGAGTacaatcagacttgagttctgactttCTTGATCGTAAAAGGAATTAAAAATATTAGGATAAGCTCGAATATGAAAATTTTTTGTTAGAAATCACACGAAATTGTGAACTCGTGATTAGATGTATCCTTCAACTATTGAGGTTCGCACAAATATTGATTATGTGTTCTCGTTGAATTAGTGAAgctcaaggagttgaatttgacaGCTGTAGTTTGTTTCAAATAGATTGTTCATAAAGCAATTATAAGTTGATTCCGTCTAATGACGGTTGTGGAATTTAGCTTAACTGTTAATTAAATGAAGAGCGTGAAACTGAAACGTCAattactcgtttttctttaaaatatactagaaattttttttctttctaattCATTCGGCTGAAATTactatgtatatacataaattattttaaaaatactttttcatcattttaaataaatcaaccaactattatttgaaaatccaaaaaatattaattcaacgcataaaatcgtaaaacgtCCACCaacctaaattaaaattatttaaaaaataacttaACTCGAACATCCTCTCAAAGACATCATAAGTCCTAAAATCTTTCAAGtaaacataaatcataaatttattttatttgcagaaaaCTAGCGCCAGTCCTCGAGTTGTATGCACCTTCAGTACAGATAGTTCAACTATCAAGTCCTCCATTAATATcaacatcatgctcacctgcatcgatcagaACTAGTGAGTTTATTGAATCATCATATCTtaaccatgataacaagtaatacatatataatcacatgcaacaataaatatacttttacttaaaatagcttttcatgaacatgtataaacataaacatttttcttttcatcataaacattttccttttcatcATATATGTATACATTTCTCTTTTACTGAATTCAGATCgataattgtgattttcatattaGCTGAAGGTTGATGGATCtatctacgtgtaaccacagtactgggcggcggggatatcagcgacactctcacctgtCAACTAAGCCTTGACCTTACacatcatcatatcatgtcgatggaaatacgatcgtcgggctccctctggggccttctcctgtaaacgggctccctctggggtatTTTCCCAATTATttcacctccttcaacttttcgtattttcatcacttaaaaaaattaaaacatataaaaaaatatttttgttttaaaccaagcatacaacatatcttttagcattaacgtttcatcataaaatttcgtAAACATTTGAAGTAAACATAttttacagcattcagggcactgccaagACGTCTAATAAATCTTTGGgtataaaatgaccgttttacccctagaagcATAACTCTTCGTATTTATCCTTAGACCTTGAAACGACGACCGaaatcattccaaacttaacatatCACCTTAAAATACAACCATAAATATTTTATAGACGTAAACTTATGTCTTTTGAATAATTTCCCAATTCGTTTCGACAACTTAGACGTACATCCTGATTTTGACTCGtatggactcgaaacttaactaAACTTTAACCAAAGCTTCCTAACACATAATTAAGCCTTATTGAACTCAATTCAAGCCCAAATAGTCCCTGGAACACATCCCTACAGCTGTTGGTTTTTTGCATAGGTTTCTTAGTTCTAATAGGATTCTAACTCCGCCTATTTCGGTTCCAGCCCCTATCTGCTTTGTCCAGGCCCTGTTAGACCCTCCTAGGACTTAGACCTACTCCACAGCAAGCAGCTGGACCAGGCCCCACGTCCCAAACGAGGCCAGCCCTGCAACCCATGACCCATAACCACGTGCAGTCGTCCCTAGCCAAGTGTGCTTCGTTCCTGGCCTTCAAGCGACCCAACCAGACCATAGCTACCCATCTTAGGACCATGAATAAACCATAGGGACCCTTATGGACCGAGCCTAAAGAACCAAGAAGCCCAGCCCCTCAAAACCGCAACTTCCCAACCAAGCGCGGCCCCCAAGCACACGCGATGACCTAGCCCTTCTAACCTATCATCGTGCAGCCTCCCTTGAACCCTCCTACAGCACCTTTATGTCTCCTGGTCACGCCCTAATAGCTGCTGGAATCCATGGCTTTACAGGAGTCCTAGCCGCAAACCCTATCCATGCAAGGACCCTTATTTTCATGCAACCCTTAACCCCTCACGTCCAGCCCTTGTGTCAACTTATCTAGGCCCTCAAACCCTCCTAAACTCATCCCCTTTTAGTGCCCCTAAGGTGGAAGCCCTTCAAGCAACAATACAACATGGTTTGGATCACAAAAACCTGAATTATAGACATGCTATggcataaaaatgaaaataattaaaattctaACATATTCATGCAAACATGCTTCAATCATGTATTATGGTGTGAAATATGTTTGAAAGAAtattatggcgtgcctttgagTTTATTACGCACGAAAAACGGTTTGGCGATGCGAGAGACGTTGGTGGAGAGACGGGAGATGCACCTTGCTGATTTTTCTTCAAACTTTTCATGAGTTTCCTTCCAAAATTGTGTGCGTGTGCGTGTGGTTTGCAGCTAATAGAGTCCTAGTATATTTTGGGAGGATTGAGACGTGAGTTTTGAAGGTTTGGGGTAGGGTTTAGggccttttattttaattaaaactcaTAATACAATCTTAGACCCATTAACCTAgtataataggcccattaagtTCATTAGTtaatctttaaaatatttttttaggaaaatttgtgaaaatattagccgagtttTTGAAAAGTCCTATTTTTCTAGAAAATCAATTACTAGTTTAAAATACGTCTCGGCGTATTAAAACACCCCAAAAGttgtcattttcgaaaatatcatttaaaatataccataaattaaacaattaaaataattatttaataaaaataattttctctcATATGGTCCCTGATCTTTATTTCTCGGTCgcatctcgaataacctttaaaacacagttttatgcattctagttgaaaatcatattttaaatatgtaaacATGCCTACCACATTAATAAAtgtaattaaaacaatttattaaaatacataagaaatttgataatcttgcatgcatgtggttcacgtatACCTTCAAATTTTCGCGACGTTATAGAAACTACATGTTTTAGTGGAAGAGTTCACTAATCTAACAGCTTCAAAAAATGGATCAGCGAATTTCAATTTCTTTATATGAACGAGATTTCTATCATCGACACATCGGCACCCGTCTGATCTTCGATCATGATTCTAATGAGttcataattatttatttaataaatttagaaTATTCTAATTAAATTATGAATTAATATTAGTGACTACTAAGTGAAAAATTCTCATGAATCATTCTAGAAGAGTTTATaatagattaattaattaattgagtaattaaataaaagttatttaatttaaatcatatatgcgtgtgtgtatgtgtgtgtgtatattgtattatcaaaattttataataatttaattatacatGGTATTTTCAAAAGTATAAAATACATACATAAGAATCTTTGAACTGGGAAAAACATTATACtgaaaaattgagactcctgattaGATCATAAAGATATTTTACATAAGATTTTAGCCACCACATATATTTGGAGGAAAATTGttagaacatttcatgttcgcaatcttgaatTTGATTGTTCACAAAACTTTTtaatttgtttctaatgagTTTACCTAAGTGCCcagaaactgaaactgatcaggcttcgaactgatcagttaccaaGCTTAAACAGAAGCTATCAAGACACAAACTAAAAGTGTCAACTGATTGATCGCACTGAACCAATTCAACTGAAGTATCAAgagcagttcaactgattgtccagttgataggtggttcaacAGAAGatcttcagaagcccggccagctgatgaagtgttcaactgataaagatccaaactgaccagttcaactgaatcagtgaaaTCAATTCAGCTGacaagtcaactgatttcatctcaccagttcaagaccagttcaaaacatcagttaggaGCGAACCAGTTTGCAAATACGACAAGCTTAATCTAGTTGAgcacaaaggtacaaaagctATTCTACTGATCAAGGTACAATAAGAGATGTTGCAGCAGCGCTTAAAGCCAATTGTTCCAGATATCTATTCGGGGGACATATTCAAACTTCAACGGATTCTTTcactgagtctcactgtacattcagccaaacgcctataaataAAAGCCGAAGCtcagtgaagatgatgatgagagttGACGAGTGAAAAGATAAAATACTGAGAGGGCACACACAATTCTTATCAGCTTTGAAGAATCAATTCGCCCAGACGGAACACTCTgtcatatcagcttagtttagaagatTAATTCCCTCATTGTCTGAGAACACCTTTGTGGTGCATTCCTTGTTCACTTCTCACACACAcgacacacaccaccactcaaatacagtcttgacAAAGACAATAAATCTGTGTATGTAggctttctcacatagacgttaaagaagtgttgactggaaggtgctgccttcattctagactaggagtttagttaggcagtgggtaagtcctaagctaggAAGGTTATTATGCTTgttgtaattaatcaaagtcttctagtggatcctaacCGAGGAggtagaaagggtgacgtaggagcagttgaagtctccgaacatccataaacatatcttgtgtactctAACTGTTAACCACCATCTTTAAACTGACTTGATCAGTTCGAGTatctatcagttcagttctcatcataactgaactgatacatgCGAGAACTGATACCCTTTATCTTCAGTTAATTAgttacaaaatattaaaagcTTTAAGAAAaactggtgtataaggttgttcagtccaactgactttgtaggtATTCCCACAACGATTGCTAGTTAGGATGACTTCATTAGTTGAGTCTCTCACTGATCAAGTGTGTCTATCAAACTGAACTGTGAATTTATTGTCGCATAACtaactgatgctaatcaagttatacttcaaattctcaactaataaaacatctttaatcgTAAAATTActatggataagcttacccttacctacagttttacctttggagttgtctccaaaactgatttttgtgaaagggatcgattttaagTGCCcgaaatcgcaacggaagcaactaaattttcgaaaatcatattttctagcATAAAATTTCGAGCACCTCAAtactagtgtgtagcaaatacaaaaacacaaaatatgacattcatagtgtgtttagaaatatacctatcaatctcaaagattgatgtaatggctccaataaagttgtaaacaacttggctcttcaaggcaagacaaatctacaagctctccttgtccttctttcaaaatcaagcccaccacttgctAGCAAGAATCCTTCttactttgcactagaaaactaagaagatttttctttgagaagtgatttctttcctcaacaattgaagaagaaaattgagagaaatttTTGGAGAAAAACTTTTAGAAGTTTCGGGCCAAGTGAGTTAGAATGATGGGGAGGGAGACTAGTCTTGGTAGTGTAAAAAGCTATAACActtttagcatgccaagccttggagattgaaaaagtaatctccaacccttcacctcccatgcatgcaattttttttttatttttaacaattaaaaatccatagacttaatttaattatctcaaacaaatttgagactaattaaacattacttgaatttactcaagtcactaattgaataattattttactattgggatctacaagacccaatatgatttaattaattcaacacttgaattaatttaattatttgtactctactaggcccactagtgtttaattaatttaacacttgaattagtttaatttagtccataataatgtttatgaaaatgtcatattttcaaatacattatttatttggtcaacttttaatttaggaacaattccataaattaaaagttacatttccctcatagaagtcatacttctatttttcctcatgcttataaactcctttataagccattaagacattgagctatttaacttctcaacgggatctagaaagctagtacttgtgtggccctcaatggttcattaatacaactagccgtgggttcacatctccatgtgattcggactaaacatgtccttatacgagcataccccaattgccccattcttaattatcaactccttgataacaagaacgtcagaactcaagtctgatagtacccaaccaatcatgttaaacgcctagcagcatcgcttacatgattccctatgtatcaaatgatagtgcctgcaagaaccattcaactatggttagcgtacagtacgatcccttcaactcatatatcccgattgaTTCGACAacctattggtatatcgagagttgtcaatgaatcgatactatgtgtcatgtcgtagttgcatcgatggtgtaatataagaaacccctttcttaattaccaccatactctgatcagagatttcaaactacatacacatgatatcacataggatatccatacccgaaga includes:
- the LOC140808671 gene encoding F-box/kelch-repeat protein SKIP30-like; the protein is MSGLIEGLPDAVAIRCLARVPFYLHPKLELVSHSWRNAIHSNELFKAREEVNATEDFICVCAYDPDNLWQLYDPLHDLWITLPDLPSNIRHLAHFGVVSAAGKLYVLGGGSDAVDPLTGDQDGCFASDEVWSYDPITRQWYLCAAMTVPRAMFACCELDGKIIVAGGFTNSRKSISKAEIYDPEKDDWVPIPDLHHTHNTACTGFVIGGKVHILHKGLSTIQVLENIKQGWTVHDYGWLQGPMAVVKGKLYIMSHGQVYKQERDSNKLIVSASEFRRKIGFAMIGLGDDIYIIGGVIGPDRMNWDIKATSDVDVLTLGSERLVWRQVAPITRCRGTVLGCTQLKL